In a single window of the Olivibacter sp. SDN3 genome:
- a CDS encoding ferredoxin--NADP reductase has product MHVNSRSDLFRLRIEAIVDEAVATRSFVLKNLEKQPLEYQSGQFLTLLFNDAIHKEVRRSYSISSSPAYDPLTITLKKIPNGEFSRKLVDHAQVGDVLTSIGASGLFTIPTVSIPSHFCCFAAGSGITPIFSIIKTLLYGHHNTSVTLIYSNKNPSTTIFMDDLLQLKEIFKERFNLEFLFSESSSILESRLTQDVIDRLVEKYALYELPGTLFYLCGPNAYMRMLSIKLRADGIADNNIKREIFVIEKPLYKLPEPPDKSAHDVIVHIDGNRFTINVQYPTSILEAAKKAHIPIPYSCENGQCGTCAAICSKGEVWMRHNEVLGEKSIRDGYVLTCTGYPTDGLVELLF; this is encoded by the coding sequence ATGCATGTGAATAGCCGTTCCGATCTCTTCAGACTACGCATTGAAGCCATTGTTGATGAGGCAGTAGCAACAAGGTCTTTTGTTTTAAAAAATCTGGAAAAACAACCACTTGAATATCAATCAGGGCAATTTCTCACCCTATTGTTTAACGATGCTATACATAAGGAAGTTAGAAGAAGTTATTCTATCAGCTCCTCTCCTGCCTATGACCCACTTACGATCACCTTAAAGAAAATCCCCAATGGTGAATTTTCGCGAAAGCTAGTCGACCATGCTCAAGTTGGTGACGTTTTAACCAGCATAGGTGCCAGCGGCCTTTTCACTATCCCTACCGTCTCCATACCATCGCATTTCTGCTGTTTTGCTGCCGGTAGCGGTATAACACCGATCTTTTCTATCATTAAAACATTATTATATGGTCATCATAACACCTCAGTTACTTTAATTTACAGTAATAAAAACCCATCTACTACTATATTTATGGATGATCTGCTTCAATTGAAAGAAATTTTCAAAGAGCGCTTCAATTTAGAATTTTTGTTCAGCGAATCTTCCTCTATATTAGAAAGTAGGTTAACGCAAGATGTGATTGACCGACTTGTTGAGAAATATGCACTTTATGAATTACCGGGCACGTTATTTTATTTATGCGGTCCTAACGCCTATATGCGCATGCTGAGCATAAAACTAAGGGCAGATGGAATAGCAGATAATAACATAAAACGCGAGATATTTGTTATTGAAAAACCGTTGTATAAGTTACCCGAACCTCCAGATAAAAGTGCTCATGACGTCATTGTACACATCGATGGCAATCGATTCACTATAAATGTACAGTACCCAACATCTATTCTAGAGGCGGCCAAGAAAGCGCATATACCGATTCCCTATAGTTGTGAAAATGGCCAGTGCGGCACATGCGCAGCAATTTGCTCAAAAGGTGAGGTTTGGATGCGACATAACGAAGTACTTGGCGAAAAATCAATCCGCGATGGCTACGTACTGACCTGTACAGGCTATCCTACAGATGGTCTAGTAGAGCTACTATTTTAA
- the pbpC gene encoding penicillin-binding protein 1C, producing MEQIITKLRLLRQWVLRNKVKSTIILLTWVVYYFSLPRTLFNSPYVTVLESEEGELLGAKIANDGQWRFPAQDTVPEKFKSCIRFYEDQYFYRHPGFNPVAMFKAFSQNYRAKRITRGGSTITQQVVRLSRRQPARTYLEKIVELILATRLEWRHSKDEILGLYAAHAPFGGNVVGLEMAAWRYFGVKPNQLSWAECATLAVLPNAPSLIYPGKNQHVLLKKRNRLLRKLYDEQVMDSLTYALSLQEHLPQKPYELPQMAPHLLEWLAKTNREERLHSTIRFSLQQRVNQLAEQYYLSYKQNEVYNLAILVVDVKTRNVLTYVGNAPTDKMHQKDVDVVRSPRSTGSILKPLLYAGMLNDGKILPNTLVPDVPTQISGYSPENFDRTYDGAVPAHAALSRSLNIPSVLMLQQYGINKFYEELQQYELKNINKHPNHYGLSLILGGAESNLWDLCKTYTNLSSTLNYYNTANAYRKNEFTDLNVFAEKKMMFGEQQTTEHIISAGAVWLTYHAMEEVNRPAGDEAWRFYDSALKISWKTGTSFGNRDAWAIGTTADYVVGVWVGNATGEGRPSLTGVGSAAPLLFDVFRLLPRSNGFVLPSNDLITEDVCLLSGYLAQENCESTRAFIPRNGVRSKNCPYHQLVHLNNTEEFRVNSSCETMDQIVSKKWFVLPPVMEWYYKSKHADYKVLPPLREDCSNTQRINMDFIYPKDYASKIYLARDFSGEVQPVVLKVAHTSPQAKLFWYANDHFLGTTQTFHEMPLNIESDTYFITVTDEQGNEINRKMEIIKDDN from the coding sequence GTGGAACAAATAATAACTAAACTTCGTTTGTTGAGACAATGGGTGCTCCGAAACAAAGTGAAGAGTACGATCATCTTATTGACATGGGTTGTTTACTACTTCAGTTTACCAAGAACCTTATTTAACAGTCCTTATGTAACCGTTTTGGAAAGTGAGGAAGGGGAGCTGCTGGGCGCCAAAATTGCAAATGATGGGCAATGGCGGTTTCCAGCGCAAGACACCGTGCCAGAGAAATTTAAATCATGTATTCGTTTCTATGAAGACCAGTATTTTTACAGGCACCCCGGTTTTAACCCGGTAGCCATGTTTAAAGCCTTTTCGCAGAATTATCGGGCTAAAAGAATAACCCGGGGTGGCAGTACGATTACACAACAGGTTGTCCGCCTATCGAGAAGGCAACCCGCACGTACCTATCTCGAAAAAATAGTTGAGCTTATTTTAGCTACGCGGCTGGAGTGGCGACATAGTAAGGATGAGATTTTGGGATTGTATGCCGCTCACGCGCCCTTTGGCGGAAATGTTGTTGGCTTGGAAATGGCTGCCTGGCGTTACTTTGGTGTTAAGCCCAACCAGCTATCTTGGGCGGAGTGTGCGACTCTCGCAGTTCTACCCAATGCACCCAGTTTGATCTATCCCGGGAAAAATCAGCATGTACTCCTGAAAAAGCGCAACCGCTTGTTGCGTAAATTGTACGACGAACAGGTTATGGATTCGCTTACTTACGCCCTATCATTGCAGGAACATTTACCCCAAAAACCCTATGAACTTCCTCAAATGGCACCTCACCTACTAGAGTGGCTAGCCAAAACCAATCGGGAAGAAAGGCTGCATTCAACCATCCGGTTCAGTCTGCAACAGCGTGTAAATCAGTTGGCAGAACAATACTACCTGTCTTATAAGCAAAATGAGGTCTACAACTTAGCTATTCTAGTGGTAGACGTTAAAACAAGAAATGTACTGACTTATGTTGGCAACGCGCCCACAGATAAGATGCATCAGAAAGATGTAGATGTCGTACGGTCACCTCGAAGTACAGGTAGTATTTTGAAGCCATTGCTTTATGCAGGAATGTTAAATGACGGCAAGATCCTCCCAAATACGCTGGTGCCGGATGTGCCCACGCAGATATCGGGATACAGTCCCGAGAATTTTGACAGGACCTATGATGGAGCTGTACCGGCACATGCCGCGCTCTCCCGATCGTTAAACATCCCATCTGTGCTGATGCTTCAACAATATGGTATAAATAAGTTTTACGAGGAATTGCAGCAGTATGAATTAAAGAACATCAATAAACACCCCAATCATTATGGCTTATCGCTTATTTTGGGAGGGGCCGAGTCGAATTTATGGGATTTGTGTAAAACATATACTAATTTATCATCTACTCTCAATTATTATAACACTGCCAATGCTTATAGAAAAAATGAATTCACTGATCTGAATGTGTTTGCTGAAAAGAAAATGATGTTCGGTGAACAACAGACAACCGAACACATCATTTCTGCAGGTGCCGTTTGGTTAACCTACCATGCAATGGAAGAGGTAAATCGTCCTGCAGGAGATGAAGCATGGCGGTTTTATGATTCGGCTTTAAAAATTTCATGGAAAACCGGAACCAGTTTTGGCAATCGAGATGCTTGGGCTATCGGTACAACAGCTGATTACGTAGTAGGGGTTTGGGTGGGAAATGCAACGGGTGAGGGGAGACCTTCACTTACTGGAGTAGGGAGCGCGGCTCCACTTTTATTTGATGTTTTTCGTTTACTGCCCCGATCAAATGGTTTCGTGTTGCCGTCAAATGACCTGATTACGGAAGACGTTTGCCTGTTGAGTGGCTACCTTGCGCAAGAGAACTGTGAGTCAACAAGGGCATTTATCCCACGAAACGGTGTTCGCTCAAAAAATTGCCCCTACCATCAATTAGTCCATCTTAATAATACCGAGGAATTTCGCGTAAATAGTAGTTGTGAAACAATGGATCAAATCGTATCCAAAAAATGGTTTGTATTGCCTCCCGTTATGGAGTGGTATTATAAAAGTAAACATGCAGACTATAAGGTGCTGCCGCCACTGCGGGAAGATTGTTCGAATACACAGCGCATAAATATGGACTTCATTTACCCTAAAGATTATGCCAGCAAAATTTACTTGGCAAGAGATTTTTCCGGAGAGGTTCAACCTGTTGTATTAAAGGTTGCACACACCTCACCCCAAGCAAAGTTGTTTTGGTATGCCAATGATCATTTTTTGGGTACAACGCAAACGTTTCATGAGATGCCCCTGAATATCGAGTCGGATACTTACTTCATTACTGTCACAGATGAACAGGGAAATGAGATCAACAGAAAAATGGAGATAATTAAAGATGATAATTGA
- a CDS encoding response regulator transcription factor, with amino-acid sequence MIKTVIIDDHPIVIDGLKNLFSSSPEIALIGSYKKGYEALEALPHLHAEVVLLDINLPDVNGISLCAEISKQFPQIKIIALSLHNEHAVIRSMLQQGAVGYVIKNAPGNEILEAIRVVASNQQYLCTATKIAMENAEEAHITIPLITRREKEVLHLIGKGLTTQQVADQLFISPHTVESHRKKLMEKFEVNNIISVIKLATDYRLL; translated from the coding sequence ATGATAAAAACAGTAATCATTGATGATCATCCCATCGTTATAGACGGTTTAAAAAACCTATTTTCAAGTTCTCCTGAAATAGCACTGATTGGGTCATACAAAAAAGGTTATGAGGCATTAGAAGCATTGCCACATCTTCACGCAGAAGTCGTACTGTTAGATATTAATCTCCCAGACGTCAATGGTATCAGTTTATGTGCTGAGATTAGCAAACAATTTCCTCAAATAAAAATAATTGCCTTAAGCTTACATAATGAGCATGCGGTCATTAGGAGCATGTTACAACAAGGGGCCGTTGGCTACGTTATAAAAAACGCACCTGGAAACGAAATATTAGAAGCCATTCGGGTAGTTGCAAGTAACCAGCAATATTTATGTACAGCAACAAAAATTGCCATGGAAAATGCCGAAGAAGCTCATATTACTATACCGTTAATCACTAGGCGGGAAAAAGAAGTACTTCACCTCATCGGAAAAGGATTAACGACTCAACAGGTGGCTGACCAGCTATTTATAAGTCCGCATACCGTGGAGAGCCACCGAAAAAAACTTATGGAGAAATTTGAAGTGAACAATATTATTTCTGTTATTAAGTTAGCTACTGATTATCGATTACTATAA
- a CDS encoding ATP-binding protein — MFKISTCWALMLVFMTSYCQPHQPSELMDSLRIELKNARTDTLRSRLLVSIGNQISISDSIGGLKYLREALSLAIVAKNDYYIANAYSALARFNHVYYQTDSAIAYYVKAEKMLEKYPEQQEFQRLLLLTKLNHLVLQSKTDPNIALDQAYTLIPIAEEVDDQVTLGNIYNNIGVWFMNINQYENAIKYFEKSVEVKLLEHRQFARFAYSYINIAACLHRTEKTDKMLPYLEEAKKHLSQAKDRPEIWGWYYNYYGLYEYSKKRYGYAYTLLNKGLQIAKREKDLLAQGNILGTLVKVSKAKGNYKQALKYAQSDYEFKKTGQAKFNKSGALLDIAEINEKLGYYKQAYVAMRTYADVVDSIEQEEKKNNLLEIEKKFETASNEKKILQLQHENDIKSFALQKNRLYTGLLTAISLLLLTLVILYFQFNRNNRKQLIQHKQLHQLEMEKVNQQNKISLLSAMLNGQESERTRIAKDLHDGLGGLLSVLKLELTGTKDESKSENISILRKMDYAVDELRLISHNLMPETLIKYGLGETITSYCMRMRNSNKRVQLTCQIFHYQNELSPEKELILYRIMQELVTNAFKHANATTIFVQLLKSDNKTTLTVEDNGIGFNRELLLKNRKGAGLTNILSRIEYINGELDIYTEPGNGSTFTVECTIL, encoded by the coding sequence ATGTTTAAAATTTCCACCTGTTGGGCGCTGATGCTTGTTTTTATGACTAGCTATTGTCAACCGCATCAACCAAGCGAGTTGATGGACAGCTTACGGATCGAACTCAAAAACGCCCGTACCGACACCCTACGTTCGCGTTTACTGGTTAGTATTGGCAATCAAATCAGTATATCAGATAGTATCGGAGGTTTAAAATATCTAAGAGAAGCACTATCGCTCGCTATCGTTGCGAAAAATGACTACTATATTGCGAACGCTTATTCCGCTTTGGCCCGCTTTAATCATGTTTATTATCAGACAGATTCAGCAATTGCCTACTATGTAAAGGCAGAAAAAATGTTGGAAAAGTATCCTGAACAGCAAGAATTTCAACGACTCCTATTACTTACAAAACTCAATCATCTGGTCTTACAGTCAAAAACAGATCCCAATATTGCCCTTGACCAGGCCTATACACTTATCCCTATAGCCGAAGAAGTAGACGATCAAGTTACTTTAGGTAATATTTACAATAATATTGGTGTGTGGTTTATGAATATTAATCAGTATGAGAACGCCATCAAATACTTCGAAAAAAGCGTAGAGGTAAAGTTATTAGAACACCGGCAATTTGCCCGTTTTGCTTACTCATACATTAACATAGCAGCTTGTCTGCACCGCACGGAAAAGACAGACAAGATGTTGCCTTATCTTGAAGAAGCAAAAAAACACCTTTCTCAAGCCAAAGATCGGCCGGAAATCTGGGGCTGGTACTATAATTATTATGGTTTATATGAGTACAGTAAAAAGCGGTACGGATATGCCTACACACTACTCAACAAAGGTTTACAGATTGCTAAAAGAGAGAAAGATTTGCTGGCCCAAGGCAATATATTAGGCACGCTCGTTAAAGTAAGTAAAGCCAAAGGTAATTACAAACAAGCGCTAAAATACGCACAGTCAGATTATGAATTTAAAAAAACAGGTCAGGCCAAATTTAATAAATCAGGTGCTTTGCTTGACATTGCAGAAATCAACGAAAAATTAGGCTATTATAAGCAGGCGTATGTAGCCATGCGAACCTATGCTGATGTAGTTGACAGTATTGAACAGGAGGAGAAGAAAAACAATCTCCTGGAAATAGAAAAAAAGTTCGAAACCGCGAGTAACGAAAAGAAAATATTACAGCTCCAGCATGAGAATGATATAAAATCTTTTGCTTTACAAAAAAACAGATTATACACCGGTTTACTAACGGCCATTTCGTTACTCTTACTCACATTAGTTATTCTATATTTTCAATTTAACCGAAATAATAGAAAACAACTCATACAGCATAAGCAATTACATCAACTAGAAATGGAAAAAGTAAACCAACAGAACAAAATTTCTTTGCTTTCGGCCATGCTAAACGGTCAGGAATCGGAACGAACCAGAATTGCCAAAGATTTGCATGACGGTCTCGGGGGTTTACTTTCAGTACTCAAGCTCGAACTTACAGGAACTAAGGATGAGTCTAAGTCGGAAAACATCAGTATTTTAAGAAAAATGGATTATGCAGTAGATGAACTACGCCTTATCTCACATAATTTAATGCCAGAAACATTGATAAAATACGGTTTGGGAGAAACGATTACATCCTATTGCATGCGGATGCGTAACAGCAATAAACGCGTGCAATTAACCTGTCAGATTTTTCATTATCAAAATGAATTATCGCCCGAGAAGGAGCTCATCTTATATCGTATTATGCAAGAGTTAGTGACCAATGCTTTTAAACATGCTAACGCAACTACCATCTTTGTACAACTGCTAAAAAGTGATAATAAAACCACGTTAACAGTTGAAGATAACGGGATTGGTTTTAACAGAGAATTATTATTAAAAAATCGGAAAGGAGCTGGTTTAACCAACATCTTGTCAAGAATAGAATATATCAACGGTGAGCTCGATATATATACGGAACCCGGAAATGGCTCTACTTTTACCGTTGAATGTACAATTTTATAA